A window from Gemmatimonadaceae bacterium encodes these proteins:
- a CDS encoding chemotaxis protein CheW, with the protein MDDLLRDFLTESAENLQQLDQDLVELEQRSDDPTLINRIFRAIHTIKGTCGFIGLDRLERVAHAAESVLDAVRANELGVSDALITDVLAAIDVIKAILDALEQTQAEPAGDDSVLIARLEAWLTGDAAPSAPEPSSLPEGSPVPEPTRKGKKAKSAKVAERPSAKVVEHPSAKAAAARSEERPSAKVAAKKPAAPRAPDAPVAESADASVEVRSSLAESSLRVNVDLLDRLMTLVGELVLDRNRLLQLTAQREDTAAASAVQHLNRVTSDLQDAVMRTRMQPIGGAWTKLPRLVRDLAQMSGKQLKLEQHGAETELDRQILQAIGDPLTHMIRNSADHGIESPEVRVAAGKPAHGTISLTAFHEGGHVIIEVRDDGAGVSVDKVREKAISRGLVTREAASAMGEAQILRYIFEPGFSTAEKVTNVSGRGVGMDVVRTNIERIGGSVSIESEFGKGSVVRTKIPLTLAIIPALVVTAAGQRYAIPQVSLLELVRVSGVAGEPAVEHLHGAPVYRLRGRLLPLVFLDGLLGSGVEQSLEGRVLNIVVLKAEGRTFGLVVDGLRDTEEIVVKPLGRHLQSTGAYAGATIMGDGSVSLILDVPGLARHARVVDDRAVRDAQTRADEENAAKGDQRTLLVVQVGERDRAAVELARVSRLEELAADQVEFSNGGQVAQYRGEIIPLISLSEWFGHKAVDVAARGKIPVVIHRHGGRTVGLIVDRIIDIVEQELDVQRGRGGRGLVGTASVQGRVTDLLDLDHIVGSQVGEVRRPTPVVLEAVA; encoded by the coding sequence TCCTGACCGAGAGCGCCGAGAACCTGCAGCAGCTGGACCAGGACCTGGTCGAGCTGGAGCAGCGTTCCGACGACCCGACGCTGATCAACCGCATCTTCCGCGCGATCCACACCATTAAGGGGACCTGCGGCTTCATCGGGCTTGACCGTCTCGAGCGCGTGGCGCACGCGGCCGAGAGCGTGCTCGACGCCGTACGTGCCAACGAGCTCGGGGTCAGCGACGCGCTGATCACCGACGTGCTCGCCGCCATCGACGTCATCAAGGCGATCCTGGACGCGCTCGAGCAGACGCAGGCGGAGCCGGCCGGAGACGACTCCGTGCTCATCGCTCGCCTGGAGGCCTGGCTGACCGGTGACGCCGCGCCCTCCGCCCCTGAGCCGTCGTCGCTGCCGGAGGGTTCGCCCGTTCCGGAGCCGACGCGAAAGGGCAAGAAGGCGAAGTCGGCCAAGGTCGCCGAGCGTCCGTCCGCGAAGGTCGTCGAGCATCCGTCCGCCAAGGCCGCGGCGGCTCGCTCCGAGGAGCGTCCGTCGGCCAAGGTCGCCGCGAAGAAGCCTGCTGCGCCGCGCGCGCCCGATGCGCCCGTCGCCGAGAGTGCCGACGCGAGCGTGGAAGTGCGCAGCAGCCTCGCCGAGAGTTCCCTGCGCGTGAACGTCGACCTGCTCGACCGCCTGATGACGCTGGTGGGCGAGCTGGTGCTCGACCGCAACCGCCTGTTGCAGCTGACCGCCCAGCGCGAGGACACGGCCGCCGCGAGCGCCGTGCAGCACCTGAACCGCGTGACCTCGGACCTGCAGGACGCGGTGATGCGCACGCGCATGCAGCCGATCGGCGGCGCCTGGACCAAGTTGCCGCGCCTGGTGCGCGACCTCGCGCAGATGAGCGGCAAGCAGCTGAAGCTTGAGCAGCACGGCGCCGAGACCGAGCTGGATCGTCAGATCCTGCAGGCCATCGGCGATCCGTTGACGCATATGATCCGCAACTCGGCCGACCACGGCATCGAGTCGCCCGAGGTCCGTGTAGCGGCCGGCAAGCCGGCGCACGGGACCATCAGCCTGACCGCCTTCCACGAGGGCGGCCACGTCATCATCGAAGTGCGTGACGACGGCGCTGGCGTGTCGGTGGACAAGGTCCGCGAGAAGGCCATCTCCCGTGGGTTGGTGACGCGCGAGGCGGCGTCGGCGATGGGCGAGGCGCAGATCCTGCGCTACATCTTCGAGCCGGGCTTCTCGACGGCGGAGAAGGTCACGAACGTCAGCGGCCGCGGTGTCGGCATGGACGTGGTGCGCACGAACATCGAGCGCATCGGCGGCTCGGTGTCGATCGAGAGCGAGTTCGGGAAGGGCAGCGTGGTGCGGACCAAGATTCCGCTCACGCTGGCGATCATCCCCGCGCTGGTCGTGACGGCGGCCGGACAGCGCTACGCGATCCCGCAGGTGAGCCTGCTGGAGCTCGTGCGCGTCTCTGGCGTCGCGGGCGAGCCCGCGGTGGAGCACCTGCACGGTGCGCCGGTCTACCGCCTGCGCGGTCGCCTGTTGCCGCTGGTGTTCCTGGACGGCCTGCTCGGCAGCGGCGTGGAGCAGTCGCTCGAGGGGCGCGTGCTCAATATCGTCGTGCTCAAGGCGGAAGGCCGCACGTTCGGCCTCGTGGTCGACGGCCTGCGCGACACGGAAGAGATCGTCGTGAAGCCGCTGGGCCGCCACCTGCAGTCCACCGGCGCGTATGCCGGCGCGACCATCATGGGAGATGGCAGCGTCTCGCTGATCCTTGACGTGCCCGGCCTCGCCCGGCACGCCCGGGTGGTGGACGATCGCGCGGTGCGCGATGCGCAGACCCGCGCCGACGAGGAGAACGCCGCCAAGGGCGACCAGCGCACGCTGCTGGTGGTGCAGGTTGGCGAGCGTGACCGCGCGGCGGTCGAGCTGGCCCGTGTCAGCCGCCTCGAGGAGCTGGCGGCCGACCAGGTCGAGTTCTCGAACGGCGGACAGGTGGCGCAGTACCGCGGCGAGATCATCCCGCTCATCTCGCTGTCCGAGTGGTTCGGCCACAAGGCCGTGGACGTCGCGGCGCGTGGGAAGATCCCGGTGGTCATCCACCGGCACGGCGGGCGCACGGTGGGACTCATCGTGGACCGCATCATCGACATCGTCGAGCAGGAGCTCGACGTGCAGCGCGGGCGCGGTGGACGCGGACTCGTTGGCACCGCCTCGGTGCAGGGCCGCGTGACCGACCTGCTGGACCTTGATCACATCGTCGGGAGCCAGGTCGGCGAAGTCCGCCGTCCGACGCCCGTCGTCCTGGAGGCCGTCGCGTGA
- a CDS encoding purine-binding chemotaxis protein CheW, whose translation MTQYATFKVQGMLFGVDVQRVQEVIRHQPMTPVPMADAVVRGLINLRGQIVTALDLRVRLDLGAYQAEATPMTVVVTTEDGPVALLVDEIGDVLSVDQDDWEPAPSTVQASVRELIPGAFKFAGQLMLQLDVDRVLELAAA comes from the coding sequence GTGACACAGTACGCAACGTTCAAAGTGCAGGGGATGCTGTTCGGCGTGGACGTGCAGCGGGTGCAGGAAGTGATCCGCCACCAGCCGATGACCCCCGTGCCGATGGCCGACGCCGTGGTGCGTGGCCTGATCAACCTGCGCGGGCAGATCGTGACGGCGCTCGACCTGCGCGTGCGCCTGGACCTGGGCGCGTACCAGGCCGAGGCCACGCCGATGACGGTCGTGGTGACGACCGAGGACGGGCCGGTGGCGCTGCTGGTCGACGAGATCGGCGACGTGCTTTCGGTGGACCAGGATGACTGGGAGCCGGCGCCGTCGACGGTGCAGGCCTCGGTGCGTGAGCTGATCCCCGGCGCGTTCAAGTTTGCCGGACAACTGATGTTGCAGCTGGACGTAGACCGCGTGCTTGAACTCGCGGCCGCCTGA
- a CDS encoding methyl-accepting chemotaxis protein has protein sequence MLQWFKNIRIRPKLIGSFAIVAAAGAFAGTFAIRSMWEIDDADTYMFTSVVKPYAEAMSLIDHVHVARIHMRSVLLETTASGRRAAVDRTHDEAAQAKLALARLDALQLDSADQAAVTAVRQAHDSWVPARERLLEFASAGRVREAEQARADVDETAGALARQLTALASALATSGEQLARDNTALAKRATVVASLLLALAFIASVLGGLFIARLATTTLVEALRALQSVAQGDLTARAVVDSEDEFGEMKAAINAAATAMQDSIRQIAENAQALAAASEELSATSTQMGANAQQTSQQSGMVSAAAEEVSRNVQTVASGSEEMGVSIKEIASNAAQAAQVAQGAVATADRTNQTVTQLGASSQEIGAVIKVITSIAEQTNLLALNATIEAARAGEAGKGFAVVANEVKELAKETAKATEDIARRIEAIQGDSQGAVSAIGEIGAVIRQLNDISGTIASAVEEQAATTSEIARNVEQAAVGAKDIASTITGVSSAAQSTAQGVQNTRQAAEELAAMASALQTLVARFTFEAGGRNHTPVVDITARRPRHHSKAA, from the coding sequence ATGCTGCAGTGGTTCAAGAACATCCGCATCCGGCCCAAGCTGATCGGCAGCTTCGCCATCGTGGCTGCGGCGGGCGCCTTCGCCGGCACCTTCGCCATCAGGAGTATGTGGGAGATCGACGACGCGGACACGTATATGTTCACGAGCGTCGTCAAGCCGTACGCGGAGGCGATGTCGCTGATCGACCACGTCCACGTGGCACGGATCCATATGCGCAGCGTGTTGCTCGAGACGACGGCGAGCGGTCGCCGTGCCGCCGTGGATCGCACGCACGACGAGGCGGCGCAGGCCAAGTTGGCCTTGGCGCGCCTCGACGCCCTGCAACTCGACAGCGCCGACCAGGCGGCAGTGACCGCCGTGCGGCAGGCGCACGACAGTTGGGTCCCGGCACGGGAGCGGCTGCTGGAGTTTGCGTCGGCGGGTCGCGTGCGCGAGGCTGAGCAGGCGCGGGCGGACGTGGACGAGACCGCCGGGGCCCTCGCGCGGCAATTGACGGCCCTCGCCTCCGCTTTGGCGACGAGCGGAGAGCAGTTGGCCCGCGACAACACGGCGCTCGCCAAGCGCGCCACGGTCGTCGCATCGCTGTTGCTGGCGCTGGCCTTCATCGCCTCTGTCCTCGGTGGGCTTTTCATCGCCCGGCTGGCAACGACAACCCTCGTGGAGGCGCTACGGGCCCTGCAGAGCGTGGCACAGGGCGATCTCACTGCACGCGCCGTCGTCGATTCCGAGGACGAGTTCGGCGAGATGAAGGCCGCCATCAACGCGGCGGCGACCGCGATGCAGGACAGCATTCGGCAGATCGCCGAGAACGCGCAGGCGCTGGCCGCGGCATCCGAGGAACTCTCGGCGACCTCGACCCAGATGGGCGCCAACGCCCAGCAGACCTCGCAACAGTCCGGGATGGTCTCGGCGGCTGCCGAGGAGGTCTCGCGCAACGTGCAGACGGTGGCCTCGGGCAGCGAGGAGATGGGCGTGTCCATTAAGGAGATCGCTTCGAACGCCGCGCAGGCAGCCCAGGTCGCGCAGGGCGCGGTCGCCACGGCGGACCGCACGAACCAGACCGTCACCCAGCTCGGCGCCTCGTCGCAGGAGATCGGCGCCGTCATCAAGGTCATCACGAGCATCGCCGAGCAGACGAACCTGTTGGCGCTGAACGCGACGATCGAGGCAGCCCGCGCCGGAGAGGCGGGCAAGGGCTTCGCAGTCGTCGCGAACGAGGTGAAGGAGCTGGCCAAGGAGACGGCGAAGGCGACGGAGGACATCGCGCGCCGCATTGAGGCGATCCAGGGTGACTCGCAGGGTGCCGTGTCCGCCATCGGCGAGATCGGTGCCGTGATCCGCCAGCTGAACGACATCTCCGGCACCATCGCCTCGGCGGTGGAGGAGCAGGCCGCGACCACGAGCGAGATTGCGCGCAACGTGGAGCAGGCCGCCGTGGGCGCCAAGGACATCGCCAGCACCATCACGGGTGTGTCGTCGGCGGCGCAGAGCACCGCGCAGGGCGTGCAGAACACGCGTCAGGCCGCCGAGGAGTTGGCGGCGATGGCGAGCGCGCTGCAGACCTTGGTGGCGCGCTTCACCTTCGAGGCCGGCGGGCGCAACCACACGCCGGTGGTCGACATCACGGCGCGTCGCCCGCGCCACCACAGCAAGGCCGCCTGA
- a CDS encoding response regulator — protein sequence MPHILVIDDSSTIRKAIRQILNGLTHDVVEAADGAAALETVRQDHGLDAILCDIDMPVMDGLTFLSALREDSDLPQPPVIMCTTHNSFERISDALGRGANEYIMKPFTPEIIAEKLASVGIG from the coding sequence ATGCCGCACATCCTCGTCATTGACGATTCCTCGACGATCCGCAAGGCGATCCGCCAGATCCTGAACGGCCTCACGCACGACGTGGTCGAGGCGGCGGATGGCGCCGCAGCGCTCGAGACCGTCCGCCAGGACCACGGGCTCGACGCGATCCTCTGCGACATCGACATGCCGGTGATGGACGGCCTGACCTTCCTCTCCGCGTTGCGTGAAGACAGCGACCTGCCGCAGCCGCCGGTCATCATGTGCACCACGCACAACAGCTTTGAGCGCATCAGCGATGCGCTCGGACGCGGGGCGAACGAGTACATCATGAAGCCCTTCACCCCCGAGATCATCGCCGAGAAGCTGGCATCTGTCGGGATTGGGTGA
- a CDS encoding chemotaxis response regulator protein-glutamate methylesterase, with protein sequence MDAPIRVVLIDDSAVVRGALRRIIEPSGDIVIAGTASNGRLGLEAVAAHRPDVVLLDIEMPEMDGMQTLPRLLAANPGLKVIMASSLTQRGAQVTMDALALGAADYITKPTARAGPDALAPMAAELLGKIRGLARPHRHLRPATPLRTRAVGPESDSAPIPEPTTGALRRGLGGRAPELIAIASSTGGPNALAQLFKALPNECKTPIVVTQHMPPLFTQMLAQRLTRESGRTCVEASDRMPVQPGHTYIAPGDKHLLVERENGALRIRLSDAPPENHCRPSADVMFRSIANAVGGSTLVVVLTGMGEDGKRGADVLRRAGARVLAQDEASSVVWGMPGAVVAAGLADQVLTLPLIAQRIAHLELALA encoded by the coding sequence ATGGACGCGCCGATCCGTGTAGTCCTGATCGACGACTCCGCCGTCGTCCGCGGCGCGCTGCGCCGCATCATCGAGCCCTCGGGTGACATCGTGATTGCGGGGACCGCGTCCAACGGCCGGCTTGGCCTGGAGGCGGTGGCCGCGCACCGGCCCGACGTCGTGCTGCTCGACATCGAGATGCCCGAGATGGACGGCATGCAGACGTTGCCGCGCCTCTTGGCCGCCAATCCGGGGCTCAAGGTCATCATGGCCTCGAGCCTCACGCAGCGCGGCGCGCAGGTCACGATGGACGCGCTGGCGCTCGGCGCGGCCGACTACATCACCAAGCCCACGGCACGGGCCGGCCCGGACGCACTCGCGCCGATGGCGGCCGAACTGCTTGGCAAGATCCGCGGCCTGGCGCGGCCGCACCGGCACCTGCGGCCCGCGACACCGCTGCGCACGCGCGCCGTGGGGCCCGAGTCCGACAGTGCGCCGATTCCCGAACCGACGACCGGTGCACTGCGTCGCGGGCTTGGCGGCCGCGCGCCGGAGTTGATTGCGATTGCCTCGAGCACCGGTGGCCCGAACGCGCTGGCCCAGCTGTTCAAGGCGTTGCCGAACGAGTGCAAGACCCCGATCGTCGTCACGCAGCACATGCCGCCGTTGTTCACGCAGATGCTGGCCCAGCGCCTGACGCGCGAATCCGGTCGGACCTGCGTGGAAGCCAGCGACCGGATGCCCGTGCAGCCAGGGCACACGTACATCGCGCCCGGCGACAAGCACCTGCTCGTGGAGCGCGAGAACGGTGCGCTGCGCATCCGCCTCAGCGATGCGCCGCCGGAGAACCACTGTCGCCCGTCGGCCGATGTGATGTTTCGCTCCATCGCAAATGCCGTCGGTGGATCGACGCTGGTCGTGGTGTTGACGGGGATGGGCGAGGACGGCAAGCGTGGCGCCGACGTGCTGCGCCGCGCCGGTGCCCGCGTGCTCGCGCAGGACGAGGCATCGTCGGTGGTGTGGGGCATGCCCGGCGCCGTCGTCGCCGCTGGACTCGCTGACCAAGTGCTCACCCTGCCGTTGATCGCGCAGCGCATCGCCCACCTTGAGCTGGCCCTCGCATGA
- a CDS encoding protein-glutamate O-methyltransferase CheR, which translates to MIAPDDYRFLSDFLKRESGLSLGPGKDYLLESRLPPVAANFACDGVAGLVRALRMGGNRAMVKAVADAMTTGETLFFRDQTPFTVFRETLLPEAVQRARPTGRPVRIWSAACSSGQEVFSLAMIADEQQRQLAGTRVEFLATDYSTPTVQRAAQATFSQLEVQRGLPIQLLVKYFDKTPDGFRVKDMLKQRVAFREHNLLTSGAGHGSFDIIFVRNVLIYFDVPTKREVLERLSAQLVPGGVIVLGGTENTLGVTDALVRLPGCPTAVYQRSADLTQRRAAPAA; encoded by the coding sequence ATGATTGCCCCGGACGACTACCGCTTCCTCAGCGACTTCCTGAAGAGGGAGAGCGGCCTGAGCCTCGGCCCCGGCAAGGACTACCTGCTGGAGAGCCGGCTGCCACCCGTCGCGGCGAACTTTGCCTGCGACGGCGTCGCCGGGCTCGTGCGCGCCCTGCGCATGGGCGGCAATCGCGCGATGGTGAAGGCCGTGGCCGACGCGATGACCACCGGCGAGACGCTGTTCTTCCGTGACCAGACGCCGTTCACGGTGTTTCGCGAGACGCTGCTGCCCGAGGCGGTCCAGCGTGCGCGCCCGACCGGCCGTCCGGTGCGCATCTGGAGCGCCGCCTGTTCGTCGGGCCAGGAGGTCTTCTCGTTGGCGATGATCGCCGACGAACAGCAGCGCCAGTTGGCCGGTACCCGCGTGGAGTTCCTCGCCACGGACTATTCGACTCCGACCGTGCAACGCGCCGCGCAGGCGACGTTCTCGCAGCTCGAGGTCCAGCGCGGCCTGCCCATCCAGCTGCTCGTGAAGTACTTCGACAAGACGCCCGACGGCTTCAGGGTGAAGGATATGCTCAAGCAGCGCGTCGCGTTCCGCGAGCACAACCTGCTGACGTCGGGGGCGGGCCACGGGTCGTTCGACATCATCTTCGTGCGCAACGTGCTGATCTACTTCGACGTGCCGACGAAGCGCGAGGTGCTGGAGCGCCTGAGTGCCCAGTTGGTGCCGGGCGGCGTGATCGTGCTTGGCGGCACCGAGAACACGCTGGGCGTCACGGATGCCCTGGTGCGCCTGCCGGGCTGTCCGACCGCGGTCTACCAACGCAGCGCGGACCTGACCCAGCGGCGGGCCGCTCCGGCGGCCTAG
- a CDS encoding HDOD domain-containing protein, with protein sequence MSAQPVTAPGAATAPSVHAAEAQARCVARQPIFDRERRLKGYELLFRSHGGASSAIGGTSPEQMSGSTVVTGVLDIGLDQLTGPVPAWINASREFLVSGVLEVLDAKRVVIEVLETVVPDAEVVAAVQRLRELGYTIALDDFEGGPEWEPLLQMAQIVKLDVMNQTKQQIAPRVFRLKPYRVKLLAERVEDQASFLDCVSLGFEYFQGYHFRKPETLQRKVLPVGMARVARLMSLVNDTRVTDQQLEAELRADPGLSVKLLRIVNNAATGYHSVSSLRHAIQLAGRRTLYHWLALLMVSSVPTKDDAEKEIVLQSLERGRFCELMALGTGRREQADPLFLAGLLANLDQILGVSRDELITQMGLSGEVAAALRGEPGPHTAYLAVATAYAAGDWERVAPSADRLGVEEELPELYGAAGGWAREVLRAA encoded by the coding sequence GTGAGCGCCCAGCCCGTCACGGCGCCGGGTGCGGCGACCGCCCCATCCGTCCACGCAGCAGAGGCCCAGGCCCGCTGCGTGGCGCGCCAGCCGATCTTCGACCGCGAGCGCCGGCTCAAGGGCTATGAACTCCTGTTCCGCTCGCACGGTGGCGCGTCCAGCGCCATCGGCGGCACCAGCCCCGAACAGATGTCCGGCAGCACCGTGGTCACCGGTGTGCTGGACATCGGCCTCGACCAACTCACGGGGCCCGTCCCCGCCTGGATCAACGCCTCACGCGAGTTCCTCGTGAGCGGCGTGCTCGAGGTGCTCGACGCCAAGCGCGTGGTCATCGAGGTGCTCGAGACGGTGGTGCCCGACGCCGAAGTCGTGGCCGCGGTCCAGCGCCTGCGCGAGCTCGGCTACACGATCGCGCTGGACGACTTCGAGGGCGGCCCGGAATGGGAGCCGCTGCTGCAGATGGCGCAGATCGTGAAGCTCGACGTGATGAACCAGACCAAGCAGCAGATCGCGCCGCGCGTCTTCCGCCTCAAGCCGTATCGCGTGAAGCTGCTGGCTGAGCGCGTGGAGGACCAGGCGAGCTTCCTCGACTGCGTGTCGTTGGGCTTCGAGTACTTCCAGGGCTACCACTTCCGCAAGCCGGAGACGCTGCAGCGAAAGGTGTTGCCCGTGGGCATGGCCCGCGTGGCGCGCCTGATGTCGCTCGTGAACGACACCCGCGTGACGGACCAGCAGCTCGAGGCCGAACTGCGCGCGGACCCCGGCCTCAGCGTCAAGCTGCTGCGTATCGTGAACAACGCGGCCACGGGCTACCACTCGGTGTCCTCGCTGCGCCACGCCATCCAGCTCGCCGGCCGTCGGACGCTGTACCACTGGCTCGCCCTCCTGATGGTGAGCTCCGTGCCGACCAAGGACGACGCCGAGAAGGAGATCGTGTTGCAGTCGCTGGAGCGCGGACGTTTCTGCGAACTGATGGCGCTGGGCACCGGGCGTCGCGAACAGGCGGACCCGCTGTTCCTCGCCGGCCTGCTGGCCAACCTCGACCAGATCCTCGGCGTCTCGCGTGACGAGCTCATCACGCAGATGGGGCTCTCCGGTGAGGTCGCTGCTGCGCTGCGTGGCGAGCCCGGGCCGCACACGGCCTACCTCGCGGTGGCCACGGCCTACGCCGCCGGCGACTGGGAGCGGGTGGCGCCCTCGGCGGACCGGCTTGGCGTGGAAGAGGAACTGCCCGAGCTCTACGGCGCGGCCGGCGGCTGGGCCCGCGAGGTGTTGCGGGCGGCGTAG
- a CDS encoding class II glutamine amidotransferase — protein sequence MCRFTLYLGPPIKLSTLVTEPEHSLIHQSSHATERAEPLNGDGFGIGWYSPRLHSEPATFHQITPAWSDRNLKSIAKVVASACVMAHVRAATPGSTVDLSNCHPFAYDNYLLMHNGHIGGFRRLRRRLLEDLTDEAYGIIRGSTDTEHLFAIFVDEIVRHGCPVDAPGEGGRNGEAALGLAQRLSSAIERTLAVSARFGNGEPSFLNVAVTDGDHVAVCRFASGDGAQPETLYLLHGELYPPAGRDFPQRRPTDEGEATVVASERLTTDARWQAVPANHMLVLDRWVRPRVLPMDASGRIAPAAVGV from the coding sequence ATGTGCCGCTTCACGCTGTACCTCGGCCCGCCGATCAAGCTCTCCACGCTGGTCACCGAGCCTGAACACTCGCTGATCCACCAGAGCAGCCACGCGACCGAACGCGCCGAGCCATTGAATGGCGATGGGTTCGGCATCGGCTGGTACTCACCGCGCCTGCACAGCGAGCCCGCGACGTTCCATCAGATCACGCCGGCCTGGAGTGACCGCAATCTCAAGAGCATCGCCAAGGTCGTGGCGAGCGCCTGCGTGATGGCCCACGTGCGCGCGGCCACGCCGGGCAGCACGGTGGATCTCTCGAACTGCCATCCGTTTGCGTACGACAACTACTTGTTGATGCACAACGGGCACATCGGCGGGTTTCGGCGACTGCGGCGTCGGTTGCTCGAGGACCTGACGGACGAGGCCTATGGCATCATCCGCGGGAGCACCGATACCGAGCATCTCTTCGCGATCTTCGTGGACGAGATCGTGCGCCACGGCTGTCCCGTGGACGCGCCCGGCGAGGGGGGACGCAACGGCGAGGCCGCGTTGGGCCTCGCGCAGCGGCTCTCATCGGCGATCGAGCGCACGCTGGCCGTGTCGGCGCGCTTTGGCAACGGCGAGCCCAGCTTTCTCAACGTGGCCGTCACCGACGGGGATCATGTGGCCGTGTGCCGCTTCGCCTCCGGCGATGGTGCGCAGCCGGAGACGCTGTACCTGCTCCACGGCGAACTGTATCCTCCGGCGGGGCGCGACTTCCCGCAGCGCCGTCCCACCGACGAGGGCGAGGCAACGGTCGTCGCGTCGGAGCGACTCACCACGGATGCGCGCTGGCAGGCTGTGCCCGCCAACCATATGCTGGTGCTCGACCGTTGGGTCAGGCCGCGCGTGCTTCCGATGGACGCGTCGGGGCGGATTGCCCCTGCCGCGGTGGGCGTCTAA
- a CDS encoding OmpA family protein: protein MGLEQRPIVIVKKIKKAGHAHHGGSWKVAYADFVTAMMAFFMVMWLVGLDDNTRRHIEEYFSHPTGYHVGQSSGDSPINAGPSPNSDGTVRFNLIVRRSETIAMEEVADKIQARLDSLAAGMQSPKVEIVVGEDGLRIELLESGDGETYFPRGSAHLQQSARVALEVIGGELGALRNPIILEGHTDAVPYGRNAQYTNWELSADRANAARRVLEHAGIAADRLREVRALGASRLRNADQPASAENRRISIILPFLSPKPARSTLADLNVSPVG, encoded by the coding sequence ATGGGGCTCGAGCAACGACCGATCGTCATCGTCAAGAAGATCAAGAAGGCGGGGCACGCCCACCACGGCGGATCGTGGAAGGTGGCCTACGCGGACTTCGTGACCGCAATGATGGCCTTCTTCATGGTGATGTGGCTCGTCGGCCTCGACGACAACACGCGTCGCCACATCGAGGAGTATTTCTCGCACCCCACCGGCTATCACGTCGGCCAGTCGTCGGGCGACAGCCCCATCAACGCCGGTCCGTCGCCCAACTCCGACGGCACGGTGCGGTTCAACCTCATCGTGCGGCGCAGCGAGACGATTGCGATGGAGGAGGTTGCCGACAAGATCCAGGCCCGCCTCGATTCCCTGGCCGCCGGGATGCAGTCGCCCAAGGTGGAGATCGTCGTCGGCGAGGACGGCCTGCGCATCGAGCTGCTCGAGTCCGGCGACGGCGAGACCTACTTCCCCCGCGGCTCGGCGCACTTGCAGCAGAGCGCCCGCGTGGCCCTCGAGGTCATCGGCGGCGAACTCGGGGCGCTGCGCAATCCGATCATCCTGGAAGGACACACGGACGCCGTGCCCTACGGACGCAACGCGCAGTACACCAACTGGGAACTATCGGCGGACCGCGCCAACGCGGCGCGACGCGTGCTCGAGCACGCGGGCATCGCGGCGGACCGACTGCGCGAGGTGCGCGCCCTTGGGGCCTCGCGGCTGCGCAACGCCGATCAACCCGCCTCGGCGGAGAATCGGCGCATCTCGATCATCCTGCCCTTCCTGTCGCCGAAGCCGGCGCGCTCGACGCTCGCCGACCTCAACGTCTCGCCGGTCGGTTAG
- the motA gene encoding flagellar motor stator protein MotA — protein sequence MMIIIGLVVVFGSVIGGYVMHHGQLGVLIQVSEFIIIGGAALGALIIGNPSSTIKRAVAMTLGLLKPSPFSHQAYEELLQVLYAIFQKARKDGLVGLEAHIEDPEKSDIFKKYPAFLGNHHAVATLCDTLKVLLTGAVENHHLADVLDMDLEQHHHEQMAAPTALTKVGDALPGFGIVAAVLGVIITMGAIGGDASIVGQKVAAALVGTFLGILLSYGVVGPMAQAIEARIQAEHAYLLTIRTALLAFARGDSPMSAVEFARRSIEPHERPSFSKLEALVRGKA from the coding sequence ATGATGATCATTATCGGCCTCGTGGTCGTCTTTGGTAGCGTCATTGGTGGCTACGTGATGCACCACGGGCAGCTCGGCGTGCTGATCCAGGTCAGCGAGTTCATCATCATCGGTGGTGCCGCCCTCGGCGCGCTCATCATCGGGAACCCGAGCAGCACCATCAAGCGGGCCGTCGCCATGACCCTCGGCCTGCTCAAGCCCTCCCCGTTCTCGCACCAGGCCTACGAGGAGTTGCTGCAGGTACTCTACGCCATTTTCCAGAAGGCCCGCAAGGACGGCCTGGTGGGCCTCGAGGCGCACATCGAGGATCCCGAGAAGAGCGACATCTTCAAGAAGTACCCGGCCTTCCTCGGCAACCATCACGCGGTGGCCACGCTCTGCGACACGCTCAAGGTCCTGCTCACGGGCGCGGTGGAGAACCACCATCTCGCCGACGTGCTCGACATGGACCTCGAGCAGCACCACCACGAGCAGATGGCGGCGCCGACGGCGCTGACCAAGGTCGGTGATGCGCTGCCGGGCTTCGGCATCGTGGCCGCGGTGCTCGGCGTGATCATCACGATGGGCGCCATCGGTGGCGATGCGTCGATCGTGGGCCAGAAGGTCGCCGCCGCGTTGGTCGGCACCTTCCTCGGCATCCTGCTCTCCTACGGCGTCGTCGGCCCGATGGCCCAGGCCATCGAGGCGCGCATCCAGGCGGAGCACGCCTACCTGCTGACCATCCGCACGGCGCTGCTGGCCTTCGCGCGTGGCGACTCCCCGATGTCCGCTGTCGAGTTTGCGCGCCGCAGCATCGAGCCGCACGAGCGTCCCTCGTTCTCCAAGCTTGAGGCGCTGGTGCGCGGGAAGGCCTGA